TACTCATATTACTAATGAGGATGTGGACAGTGCACCAGATATTGCTGAAGTATTGCCTCGATTGAAGAGCTTTGTTGGTTCCGACATCGTGGTGGGGCACAATGTATCCTTCGATCTGGGCTTCATCAACTATAACTATGGCAAATTGGCAGACTTTCCGCTAGATAATGGTACATGGGATACAGCAGAGCTGAGCAGAACCTATCTGCCCTTGAGCACAAATCACAAGTTAGGAACGATGGCAAAGCATTTTGGTATAGAGTTGGAAAACGCTCACCGTGCCGACGCTGATGCCAAAGCAACCGGAGAATTGCTGATGGCTCTGGGAGATTACGCCTGCCAAAACTTCAGTATGATTGTGAACGCGCGGCTTCAATCCTTTGCTAAAATGGCACAGATCCAGAGCACCAGCTTCTTTGAGGATATAGTCCGCTTTCAACGCCAATCTGCTATCTCAGCTCCTCCTGTTTCCGGTATCAAGAGTCCTTTTTACAATGTGATTGACAATGCCCTGCCTGCAACTGTTGATCCTCAGATCGAAGCTGTGTTTTCTGAAGATGGCATATTTGCTCAGAAGTTTCCCAATTTTGAGTTTCGCCAGGGTCAGGTTCAGATGGCCAAAGCGGTATCCGAAGCTTTCACAAACGAGGATCATCTTGTGGTGGAAGCTGGTACAGGAGTGGGAAAATCATTCGCCTATCTGGTACCAGCCCTGGAGTTTGCACAGCGCAGCAAAGCAAAGGTTGTGGTATCCACAAATACCAAGAACCTGCAGGAACAGCTTTTCTACAAGGATCTACCGCAATTGGCGAAGATATTACCTGTAGCCTTCAAAGCGGTTTTAATAAAAGGGCGGGAGAATTACGTTTGTGAAAGGCGATGGGAAGAACTAATAAACCAGAGTAGCAGGGAACTAAGTGCTTGGGATGCACACGCGTTATTGTACCTATACATTTGGAAGCTGCAGACCGTAACCGGAGACATCTCGGAAAACTCCTCTTTTGACCGGGGACGCTTCAGTATTACTTGGCGTAAAATATGCTCAGACAGATATTTATGCGGGAATCGTAAGTGCCAGCATTACCACCATTGCTACATCATGAACTTGCGTCGAGAGATCGATAATGCCTCTGTGGTAGTAGCTAATCATGCGCTGCTATTGGCAGATATGCGAATGGAGAATAGCAGCTTGGGGGAATATCACTATCTGGTGATTGATGAAGCGCACAACCTGATTTCTTCAGCTTCCAAGCATCTGGGATCCACAATATCTTACGCAGATGTGATCATTCTGATGAACCAGATTGCGGGCAGCTCACGGCTTCATAGCAGCAGCTTTCTGGCCGGATGGGACAAAGCACTGGCCAAGAGTCCGCTACCCGAAGCAAAGAAGGATCAGTGTCTGGCTGTGGCTAAGCGTTTGGAAGATGTGATCGAAGAAGCGCGCAAGCCAGCGATGGACATATTCAACTTGGCTTCGGCAATGTGTGCTGCGGCAGATTCTTACAACAAACTGCGCATCAAATCCAAGGCAGAGGCTACCGATCTATTTGCTTTGCTGGGCAAGTTTTTGCTGCTTTTCAAAGAGATACTGAAAGCAGCCAAGGCCATGGAAAACGTGATAAACTCTCTGGAAAGCAAGCAGGTTGCTGGCTACGACCGACACATGGAGGCAATCTCGGCTTTTGTGATGCGGCTTAGTGAGATGGAAGCAGTTCTGCTATACATCACAGAGCCGGATCTGGATAATTTTGCCTTGTGGATAGAGAACAATCCGCGCCCGGATCGTAATGTTCCTGCGGCAGTTCTGAACTATGCTCCCATAGAAGTAAATGTTTTTCTGAAACAGCTATTGCATTCCCAAGTGCCATCCATCGTCTTCACTTCAGCCACTCTGGGCATTCGAGGATCATTCCGCTATTTCCTCAACCAATCCGGTTTGAACTTGCTGGAGGACAAGAAAGTAGTGGAACTGTTTGTGGATTCTCCTTTTGATTATGACAAGCAGTCCAAATTGCTGATCTCCAGCTTCCTGCCGGAGCCTAAAGATAAATATTTTCAACCTCAGGCACTGTCTTGTCTGAAACAGATCTTTCAGACTGTGGATGTGGGCACAATGGCCTTGTTCACTGCCTACAGGGATTTGGATATTGTGTACAATGAAGTGGCTGACGACATGTATTATGGGCAAAGGCCGCTCTTTGTGCAGGGTAAAGGAGGCAGCCGCAGCAGCATCCTGGAGGAGTTTAAAAAGGCGAACAATGCGGTTCTTTTGGGCACTTCTTCATTTTGGGAAGGAGTGGATGTGCAGGGAGATTCCTTGTCGCTGTTGATTCTATACAAGATTCCCTTCCAAGTACCTTCAGAGCCTTTAGTAGAGGCATATATCGACAAGCTTGAACGCGAAGACAAGGACTCTTTTATGCATTATATGTTGCCAAACGCTTTACTGAGAATCCGGCAAGGTTTCGGCCGACTGATCCGCTCCAAAAGCGATAGAGGTATTGTCTTGATCCTGGATAGCAGAGTAAGCCGCAAACGCTATGGCACATATTTCAAGGAGATACTGCCCGGCAAACATCTGGAATTGAAAGATGAATTGCAACTCATTAATGAAATCACGAGGTTCTTTAGCAAAATATGAAACAGATCAAAGAACAGTTCCAACATCTGGCAGAACAGGGAAAACTGATGTTTGATGAGCCCTTGGCGCCTTATAACAGCTTCAAAATTGGAGGCCCGGCAGATGTCTTGGCAAAGCCGGACACACAACGTGACCTGATATCCCTTTTGGTATATGCCCTCCAGCATGAAGTTCCATGGTTCATCCTGGGTAAGGGCAGCAATTTATTGATAGGGGATAGAGGTATACGGGGCCTAGTGATAAGCATGGAAGGCTTCAATAAGATAACACGTGACGAGAACTATGTGTCTGCATTCGCTGGGCGGAGTCTGAAAGAACTCTGTGACTTTTGCCAAAAGGAAGGGCTGTCGGGCTTGGAGTTTGCCTGCGGGATACCGGGATCGGTGGGAGGGGCAGTATTTATGAACGCCGGAGCTTACGAAGGAGAGATCAAAGATGTACTGTATTGCAGCAAATGCCTCAGTCCCAGCTTGGAAAGCCTGCAAAGCAGCAATCCCATCCTTCATCTGAACAAGGAAGCTCATGCTTTTAGCTATAGGCATAGTGCCTTGCAGGATAGAGGTCTGATCCACCTTAGTTCGGTATTTCAGCTGATTGTATCCGATCCGGAAGAGATTCGGGCAACAATGGATAAATGGGATGCGATGAGAAACGAGAAACAACCGATGGATATGCCCAGTGCGGGTTCTGTGTTCAAACGCCCTGAAGGCCATTTTACCGGTAAGCTGGTCGACGATTGCGGACTGCGCGGATTCAGAATTGGCGGCGCACAGGTATCCAATAAACACTGCGGCTTCATTGTAAATCTGGGCGGAGCTACTGCCAGGGATGTAAGAGATTTGATCCAACACGTGCAGCGTACAGTGTATGAACGATTTAAAGTGCGATTGGAAATGGAGATCAGGCAAGTAGGGGAGATGTGAAGAAGAGCCTTCTCCCTTTGGGATTCCTGCTCTTGCTGTTGATATTATGGCAGTTCGTCAGCAGTACTGCAAAGATAGCTTTTTGGATAGTACCCGGACCTAAGGCAGTACTGGACGTTTTCGTTCATAATTCAGATTTGATCTGGCATCATTTGAAGCCGACGCTGCTTGAGGCAGTAACAGGCTTGCTCATCAGCATTGTCTTGGGATCTGCTACAGCGATTTTAATGGATGCATCTAAGTTGTTCAAGCAGATTATCTATCCATATTTGCTGGTTTCTCAGACTGTGCCGATCATTGCTGTGGCACCGATCATAATAATCTGGTTCGGATATGGCGTATCAGCAAAGATTTTTACCGTGATATTAGTGTGTTTTTTCCCAATTGTCTTGGGATTATTTGAGGGATTTCAACAAGTGTCCGTAGATCAACTTCGACTGATGAAGGCTTTGGGGGCAACGGGCTACAAGTGCTTTCGATATCTGAAGCTTCCCGCTGGTCTTCCTGGGTTTTTTACCGGTTTGAAACTGGCTGCCACATACAGCGTGATGGGAGCCGTGATAGGCGAATGGCTGGGGGGAAAAGCCGGATTGGGCATCTATATGACCCGGGCAACAAAGTCCTTCCATACGGCTCATGTCTTCGCGGTGATCTTTGTGATAATACTGCTCTCGATGCTGCTGTTTGGCATAGTGGCATTACTGGATCGTATCTTTCTGCGCTGGCGTTATCAGCGCATGGACGAATATGTGGAACCGAAGAGACCGACATAATGATTCTGTTTAACTGTTTTGAGGGAAAATCCTTAAGCTTTTACCCCTATCTTTCAGCCAATGTCTATGTAGCTTGTAGTCTGGATCCATTTTTCCCAAAAGAGCGTAGAACTCGCTGGAGTGATTCATATGTATCAAGTGGCACAACTCATGTAAAATGATGTAATCCTGAATAGCTGTCGGAGCCAGGATCAGGAATTTACAAAGATTCACATTTCCCAGAGTGGAACACGATCCCCATTTGCTATGAGTCCAGCGGAGCGCAATTCTGTTTACTTTAATGCCGTGTTCCGAAGCCAGAGTCCGGCATCTGCTGCGCAAGTATTCCGCCTGGCTGGAGTAGAAGTCTTTCAATACCTCCACTATCTGCGACTGATGGGCTTTGGAGACACACAGTATATGCATATCAACGTTCAAAAACCATATATACTCTTCTGTATCTATGTAGTGGAGCGTAAAGTCATCACCCATAAGCAGGAGCTTCGAGCCATCAGAATAGTCGAAAGAGGGGGAATCCAGGTTGTAGCTGTCAAAGAGTTGTTGGAGCCTGTTTCTGTTGCGTTTGATGTCTTGTTGGATGTAGTCCATGGATAGGCCGTGGGGCGCTTTGATGGACAGAGTATCGTGATCAATCGCCGTATAGCATATGGTGTTGCGTCTGGATGTATATATTAGCTTCAGTTTTATCTTATCGAGACTCATAATTCTGTAACAGGGGGAGCAGTTTGTTCACGATTTCAGTGCGTACTTTTCGAAAGCCTAGTATAGCTTCATCAAAATCCAACACGCCGTATCTTAATGGATCTTCCAGACTGAGATGAATGCGAGGAATGGGTTTTAGAAAGACGGGGCAGTTTCTTTTTGCACTGTCACATACAGTGATTACGAGATCCAAGTCTTCAGAATCCCAAAACTCCGAGATGGATTTGCTGCGTAAGCCATGAACATCAATGCCCAGTTCCTCCAATGCCATGATCGCATAAGGATGCACGTAGGATGGATGGGTACCGGCGGAAAATGCCTGCCATTCATCCTTTAGATAATGGTTTATCAAAGCTTCCGCCATGATACTGCGGCATGAATTTCCGGTACAGATTATCAATACTTGTTTCATGCTTGCAACGCTACAGAGAGCAGGTATGCGGTCAAGCATAAAGTCGAATAGTAGGTATACAGAAAAGGCCCGGGATCCCGGGCCTGTGTTGGTTAGTAATCTTTACATGCTTTTACCGGCTATGTAGTTGGTCAGCCTCGAAAGACTGTTTACATAAGAGCCAAGCTCATTGTCGTACCAACCAAATATCTTGGCATGAGTAACCGGCATTTCAAGTTGTTTATCGGTTTTAAGTCCCTGTTGAGCCAGAGCTTCGGGAGGGAAGCTGATAAAACCGGTTCGGGTATGAGTTTCGTGTGCTTCTATGGTGATAGCAGCCATGCTGCCGATCAAATC
The Candidatus Cloacimonadota bacterium genome window above contains:
- a CDS encoding helicase C-terminal domain-containing protein; amino-acid sequence: MKFSETLNFTALDIETTGLSERKDEIIQIAAIRFRQGKAVEVFDTFVRPSQALPKFIMFLTHITNEDVDSAPDIAEVLPRLKSFVGSDIVVGHNVSFDLGFINYNYGKLADFPLDNGTWDTAELSRTYLPLSTNHKLGTMAKHFGIELENAHRADADAKATGELLMALGDYACQNFSMIVNARLQSFAKMAQIQSTSFFEDIVRFQRQSAISAPPVSGIKSPFYNVIDNALPATVDPQIEAVFSEDGIFAQKFPNFEFRQGQVQMAKAVSEAFTNEDHLVVEAGTGVGKSFAYLVPALEFAQRSKAKVVVSTNTKNLQEQLFYKDLPQLAKILPVAFKAVLIKGRENYVCERRWEELINQSSRELSAWDAHALLYLYIWKLQTVTGDISENSSFDRGRFSITWRKICSDRYLCGNRKCQHYHHCYIMNLRREIDNASVVVANHALLLADMRMENSSLGEYHYLVIDEAHNLISSASKHLGSTISYADVIILMNQIAGSSRLHSSSFLAGWDKALAKSPLPEAKKDQCLAVAKRLEDVIEEARKPAMDIFNLASAMCAAADSYNKLRIKSKAEATDLFALLGKFLLLFKEILKAAKAMENVINSLESKQVAGYDRHMEAISAFVMRLSEMEAVLLYITEPDLDNFALWIENNPRPDRNVPAAVLNYAPIEVNVFLKQLLHSQVPSIVFTSATLGIRGSFRYFLNQSGLNLLEDKKVVELFVDSPFDYDKQSKLLISSFLPEPKDKYFQPQALSCLKQIFQTVDVGTMALFTAYRDLDIVYNEVADDMYYGQRPLFVQGKGGSRSSILEEFKKANNAVLLGTSSFWEGVDVQGDSLSLLILYKIPFQVPSEPLVEAYIDKLEREDKDSFMHYMLPNALLRIRQGFGRLIRSKSDRGIVLILDSRVSRKRYGTYFKEILPGKHLELKDELQLINEITRFFSKI
- the murB gene encoding UDP-N-acetylmuramate dehydrogenase, translating into MKQIKEQFQHLAEQGKLMFDEPLAPYNSFKIGGPADVLAKPDTQRDLISLLVYALQHEVPWFILGKGSNLLIGDRGIRGLVISMEGFNKITRDENYVSAFAGRSLKELCDFCQKEGLSGLEFACGIPGSVGGAVFMNAGAYEGEIKDVLYCSKCLSPSLESLQSSNPILHLNKEAHAFSYRHSALQDRGLIHLSSVFQLIVSDPEEIRATMDKWDAMRNEKQPMDMPSAGSVFKRPEGHFTGKLVDDCGLRGFRIGGAQVSNKHCGFIVNLGGATARDVRDLIQHVQRTVYERFKVRLEMEIRQVGEM
- a CDS encoding ABC transporter permease, yielding MKKSLLPLGFLLLLLILWQFVSSTAKIAFWIVPGPKAVLDVFVHNSDLIWHHLKPTLLEAVTGLLISIVLGSATAILMDASKLFKQIIYPYLLVSQTVPIIAVAPIIIIWFGYGVSAKIFTVILVCFFPIVLGLFEGFQQVSVDQLRLMKALGATGYKCFRYLKLPAGLPGFFTGLKLAATYSVMGAVIGEWLGGKAGLGIYMTRATKSFHTAHVFAVIFVIILLSMLLFGIVALLDRIFLRWRYQRMDEYVEPKRPT
- a CDS encoding SprT family zinc-dependent metalloprotease; the protein is MSLDKIKLKLIYTSRRNTICYTAIDHDTLSIKAPHGLSMDYIQQDIKRNRNRLQQLFDSYNLDSPSFDYSDGSKLLLMGDDFTLHYIDTEEYIWFLNVDMHILCVSKAHQSQIVEVLKDFYSSQAEYLRSRCRTLASEHGIKVNRIALRWTHSKWGSCSTLGNVNLCKFLILAPTAIQDYIILHELCHLIHMNHSSEFYALLGKMDPDYKLHRHWLKDRGKSLRIFPQNS
- a CDS encoding arsenate reductase ArsC — protein: MKQVLIICTGNSCRSIMAEALINHYLKDEWQAFSAGTHPSYVHPYAIMALEELGIDVHGLRSKSISEFWDSEDLDLVITVCDSAKRNCPVFLKPIPRIHLSLEDPLRYGVLDFDEAILGFRKVRTEIVNKLLPLLQNYESR